A region of Ornithodoros turicata isolate Travis chromosome 5, ASM3712646v1, whole genome shotgun sequence DNA encodes the following proteins:
- the LOC135395730 gene encoding tigger transposable element-derived protein 6-like, whose translation MGIKNSFNKSKREAGKDWFQSFLRRHPDLSIRKSEGLSLARAEGMNRIEVKAFFDLLLRVLDDNKLHGCPDRIWNMDESGIQLINKPNKVVASKGSKVVHTVTPCERGKNITVVACANAEGHFLPPACVLKGVNRRPRLEEDLPPGSKVYLNRKSSFITSDIFNDWVKTLFLPRKPQGKVLLILDGHSSHMSDVEMLQFLDNNDIILLCLPSHTTQALQPLDRCFFKPLKTAFQAVADAWMHSNPSRKITRDHFGRLLSMKKGSCHTACHTACHKACHKALVTRLGSRCHTSDRRVMFQSDVNTSF comes from the coding sequence ATGGGAATCAAGAACAGCTTTAACAAGAGCAAGCGTGAAGCAGGGAAGGATTGGTTCCAATCGTTTTTGAGAAGGCATCCAGATCTTTCAATACGGAAGTCGGAAGGACTATCTTTAGCGCGTGCAGAAGGGATGAATAGAATTGAAGTGAAGGCTTTCTTCGACCTCTTGTTGAGAGTACTGGATGACAACAAGCTCCATGGCTGCCCAGATCGCATATGGAACATGGATGAGTCTGGGATCCAGCTAATTAATAAGCCCAATAAGGTTGTAGCATCCAAAGGCTCGAAAGTTGTGCACACAGTTACGCCCTGCGAAAGAGGGAAGAACATCACTGTGGTAGCGTGCGCCAACGCGGAAGGACATTTTCTGCCGCCGGCATGCGTTCTGAAGGGAGTCAATAGGAGACCACGTTTGGAAGAAGACTTGCCTCCTGGATCAAAGGTGTACTTGAACCGGAAGTCGTCGTTCATTACCAGTGATATTTTCAACGACTGGGTTAAAACTCTATTCTTACCGCGCAAGCCACAAGGAAAGGTGCTGCTGATACTGGACGGCCATTCATCCCACATGAGTGACGTGGAGATGCTCCAGTTCCTGGACAACAATGATATAATTCTTTTGTGCTTGCCCAGCCACACTACCCAGGCACTACAGCCCCTTGATAGGTGCTTCTTCAAACCTCTGAAGACGGCGTTTCAAGCAGTTGCCGATGCGTGGATGCACAGCAATCCTTCAAGAAAGATTACCCGAGATCATTTCGGCAGGCTCTTGTCCATGAAGAAGGGCTCTTGTCACACGGCTTGTCACACGGCTTGTCACAAGGCTTGTCACAAGGCTCTTGTCACACGCCTGGGGTCGCGCTGCCACACCAGCGATCGGCGTGTCATGTTTCAGAGCGACGTGAATACATCGTTTTAA